In one window of Methanolobus mangrovi DNA:
- a CDS encoding uracil-xanthine permease family protein, which translates to MKRIVLGFQHVLAMFGATVTVPLVVGSAIGLPLSDIAVMIQAVLLAMGIATLLQTFIGSKFPIVQGSSFAFIPGLIAIGSGIGLAAVEGALIVGGIVEGLTGALGLIGKLKKLFSPLVTGITIMLVGFSLANVAVQYSFNYFADASGATILPSSVIALTTFITTILVALKAKGTFRTMPVIAGVLVGYIMSIAFGLVDFTLVTSLPFFSLPKLLPWGTPVFDISAIIILLFAFMVSIIESVGDYHAISTIADLSIDNKKINRGIGSEGLSCSIAGVFGACGTTSYSENIGLVALTRVSSVQVVQIGAGILILFSLIPKFSGLLASIPAPVLGGLTTALYGMIGVTGLKLIKDRVELNDRNTLILASSLVLGLGAPQLPAEFLANFPQVIASILASGMAVGAISAIIMDQLLKE; encoded by the coding sequence ATGAAACGGATTGTTTTAGGATTCCAGCACGTACTTGCGATGTTCGGTGCCACTGTCACTGTTCCGCTGGTCGTTGGTTCTGCAATAGGGCTTCCACTTTCGGATATTGCAGTGATGATACAGGCTGTTCTTCTTGCGATGGGAATTGCAACCTTGTTACAGACATTTATCGGTTCTAAGTTCCCCATTGTTCAGGGTTCGAGTTTCGCCTTCATTCCAGGTCTTATTGCAATCGGTTCCGGGATCGGACTTGCTGCGGTGGAAGGTGCCCTGATAGTCGGGGGTATTGTTGAAGGGCTGACCGGGGCGTTAGGACTTATCGGTAAACTGAAAAAGCTGTTCTCACCCCTTGTTACGGGCATAACCATCATGCTTGTGGGTTTCTCTCTTGCCAATGTGGCTGTACAATATTCTTTTAACTATTTTGCCGATGCTTCCGGAGCTACTATTCTGCCTTCTTCTGTAATTGCCCTTACGACATTCATTACCACAATACTTGTTGCACTGAAAGCGAAAGGAACATTCAGGACCATGCCGGTGATTGCAGGTGTACTGGTCGGTTACATTATGAGTATTGCATTCGGACTGGTTGATTTTACTCTGGTGACAAGCCTTCCGTTTTTCAGCCTACCTAAGTTGCTTCCCTGGGGCACTCCGGTTTTTGACATAAGTGCTATAATCATACTTCTTTTCGCATTCATGGTCAGCATCATTGAAAGTGTGGGTGATTACCATGCTATATCCACTATTGCAGACCTGTCAATTGACAATAAAAAAATAAATCGTGGTATTGGTTCGGAAGGTCTTTCATGTTCCATTGCCGGTGTATTTGGTGCATGTGGTACCACCAGTTATTCAGAGAACATCGGTCTTGTGGCTCTTACAAGAGTTTCCAGTGTGCAGGTTGTGCAGATCGGTGCAGGTATTCTCATATTGTTCTCACTTATCCCTAAATTCTCCGGTCTGCTGGCATCAATTCCTGCACCAGTACTCGGTGGCCTGACAACAGCACTCTACGGAATGATCGGTGTTACAGGTCTTAAACTAATAAAGGACAGGGTGGAGCTGAATGACAGGAACACGCTCATTCTGGCAAGTTCGCTGGTACTGGGTCTTGGTGCCCCGCAGCTTCCGGCAGAATTCCTGGCAAATTTCCCGCAGGTAATTGCAAGTATCCTTGCATCCGGGATGGCCGTAGGTGCCATATCAGCAATAATAATGGACCAGTTGCTCAAAGAGTAG